A genomic window from Cricetulus griseus strain 17A/GY chromosome 4, alternate assembly CriGri-PICRH-1.0, whole genome shotgun sequence includes:
- the Bcl7b gene encoding B-cell CLL/lymphoma 7 protein family member B isoform X2: MSGRSVRAETRSRAKDDIKKVMAAIEKVRKWEKKWVTVGDTSLRIFKWVPVTDSKEKEKSKSNNSATRETNGFPSDASANSSLLLEFQDENSNQSSMSDVYQLKVDSSTNSSPSPQQSESLSPAHTSDFRTDDSQPPTLGQEILEEPSLPASEVADEPPTLTKEEPVPLETQTTEEEEDSGAPPLKRFCVDQPEVPQTTLES, from the exons ATGTCGGGCCGTTCGGTCCGGGCCGAGACCCGTAGCCGGGCCAAAGATGACATCAAGAAGGTGATGGCGGCCATCGAGAAAGTGCGGAAATG GGAGAAGAAATGGGTGACTGTGGGTGACACATCCCTGAGGATATTCAAATGGGTGCCTGTGACAGATAGCAAGGAG aaagaaaaatccaaatcGAACAATTCAGCAACCCGGGAAACCAATGGCTTTCCCTCTGATGCCTCAGCCAATTCCTCTCTCCTTCTTGAATTCCAGG ATGAGAACAGCAACCAgagctccatgtctgatgtctaTCAACTCAAGGTGGACAGCAGCACCAACTCAAGCCCCAGCCCCCAGCAGAGCGAGTCTCTGAGCCCTGCACACACTTCAGACTTCCGCACTGATGACTCCCAGCCACCCACACTGGGCCAGGAGATCCTTGAGG AGCCATCACTGCCTGCATCTGAAGTTGCAGATGAGCCTCCCACCCTCACGAAGGAAGAGCCGGTCCCACTAGAGACACAG AccactgaggaagaggaggactcCGGTGCCCCACCCTTGAAGCGATTCTGTGTGGACCAACCTGAAGTGCCGCAGACCACGTTGGAAAGCTAG
- the Tbl2 gene encoding transducin beta-like protein 2 isoform X4, whose amino-acid sequence MTKREDGGFTFTATPEDFPKKHKAPIINIGIADTGKFIMTASSDTTVLIWDLKGQVLSTINTNQMNNTYAVISPCSRFVGSCGFTPDVKVWEVCFGKKGEFQEVQRAFELKGHSASVHFFAFSNDSRRMASVSKDGTWKLWDTDVEYKKQQDPYLLRTGRFEEASTMPCRLALSPDTHVLALATGTSIHLFNTRRGEKEECFECVHGECIADLTFDITGRFLASCGDRAVRLFHNTPGHRAVVEEMQGLLKRASSESTRQRLQQQLAQAQEALKNLGALKK is encoded by the exons ATGACCAAGAGAGAAGATGGGGGCTTTACTTTCACAGCCACCCCTGAGGACTTTCCTAAGAAGCACAAGGCGCCCATCATCAACATTGGCATTGCTGACACAG GGAAGTTCATCATGACAGCCTCCAGTGACACAACTGTCCTTATCTGGGATCTGAAAGGTCAGGTGCTGTCCACAATCAACACCAACCAGATGAATAACACTTATGCTGTTATCTCCCCATGTAGCAG GTTTGTGGGTTCGTGTGGCTTCACCCCAGATGTGAAGGTTTGGGAGGTCTGCTTCGGGAAGAAAGGGGAATTCCAGGAGGTGCAGCGAGCCTTTGAGCTGAAGGGTCACTCTGCCTCTGTCCACTTTTTCGCTTTCTCCAATGACTCTCGGAG GATGGCATCTGTCTCCAAGGATGGCACATGGAAGCTCTGGGACACAGATGTGGAATACAAGAAGCAGCAGGACCCCTACTTGCTAAGGACAGGCCGATTTGAAGAAGCAAGCACCATGCCTTGCCGCCTGGCACTCTCCCCTGACACCCATGTCCTGGCCTTGGCTACTGGTACCAGTATTCATCTCTTCAACACGAGGCgtggggagaaggaggagtgCTTCGAATGTGTCCATGGGGAGTGTATTGCTGACTTGACTTTTGATATCACTGGCCGCTTCCTGGCCTCCTGTGGGGACCGTGCAGTGCGGCTCTTCCACAACACCCCTGGCCACCGGGCTGTGGTAGAGGAGATGCAGGGCCTCCTGAAGCGGGCATCCAGCGAGAGCACCCGCCAAAGGTTGCAGCAACAGCTGGCCCAGGCCCAGGAGGCCCTAAAGAACCTGGGTGCCCTGAAGAAGTGA